A stretch of Desulfitobacterium dichloroeliminans LMG P-21439 DNA encodes these proteins:
- the nrfD gene encoding NrfD/PsrC family molybdoenzyme membrane anchor subunit encodes MHLHWGWLIVIYLFLGGLGAGAYLTSYAAGKGWLGNSPALKRAGYFMAAPIVAFGTALLVFDLGQGLKKPWLLIGLLRNITSSVMTWGVYILALFICVGLVVAFFTLKKKAIPKGLEGLGAILALATCAYTGLLVAVVEAIPFWNSFAMPILFVISAISTGLSITILVANIIDRGLATDEYKTTKLHFYLVSLEIVLVAFIFSLANAGNKGAVAAESAGKAISGDLALWFWVFLVGLGLVIPLLISAYGIRKLGSSAHSGHVQAAAGSSSSVAVHEEHGFAKVLLLSDAFVVLGGFVLRYVVIFAALPIWNGTLS; translated from the coding sequence ATGCATCTTCATTGGGGATGGTTAATCGTCATATATCTCTTTTTAGGTGGTTTAGGTGCTGGAGCATACCTAACTTCATATGCTGCCGGAAAAGGGTGGTTAGGAAATTCACCCGCCTTAAAGCGTGCAGGATATTTTATGGCTGCACCTATCGTAGCCTTTGGTACAGCGCTCTTAGTATTTGACTTAGGTCAAGGGTTGAAGAAACCTTGGCTTTTAATTGGACTTTTAAGAAACATCACCTCTTCAGTTATGACTTGGGGTGTGTATATTCTGGCCTTATTCATCTGCGTAGGACTAGTTGTTGCCTTCTTTACCTTAAAGAAAAAGGCAATTCCCAAGGGTCTCGAAGGCTTGGGTGCGATTTTGGCCTTAGCTACGTGTGCTTACACTGGTCTTCTTGTTGCTGTTGTTGAAGCAATTCCCTTCTGGAATAGCTTTGCTATGCCAATATTATTTGTTATCTCAGCTATTTCTACAGGTCTCTCCATCACGATTTTAGTGGCTAATATTATTGATAGAGGTCTGGCAACAGATGAATATAAGACGACAAAGCTTCACTTTTATCTTGTGAGCTTGGAGATTGTTCTTGTGGCCTTTATCTTCAGCTTGGCTAACGCGGGAAACAAAGGTGCCGTTGCGGCTGAATCAGCCGGTAAAGCAATTTCCGGTGATCTCGCTCTTTGGTTCTGGGTCTTCTTAGTCGGACTAGGACTCGTGATTCCGCTTCTCATCTCAGCCTATGGAATTAGAAAGCTTGGCAGTTCTGCCCATAGCGGTCATGTACAGGCTGCAGCCGGAAGTAGCAGCTCAGTTGCTGTACATGAAGAACATGGATTTGCGAAGGTTCTCCTTCTTAGCGATGCTTTCGTGGTTTTGGGTGGCTTTGTGTTGCGTTATGTGGTTATTTTTGCAGCTCTACCCATTTGGAACGGAACCTTAAGCTAA
- a CDS encoding 4Fe-4S dicluster domain-containing protein, translated as MSKLDVKLTRRTALKVGALTAAAVAVGIPMGSLKETSVKAAGTESGESKQLGFSYDQNKCINCKLCAKACKQTNNWEPGAEWRKVHSAKTEKGSVFLSMSCNHCEEPACMTVCPVKAYTKREKDGIVVHDTKKCVGCAYCVYACPYHAPQFIKSGTGAVTKCSFCVEIQDAGGQPACVTACPVDALNYGDMTELRKIPGAVAPEVNGLPPVSITNPSFVIIPKA; from the coding sequence TTGTCAAAGCTCGATGTAAAATTAACACGTCGTACTGCTTTAAAGGTTGGGGCGTTAACTGCTGCCGCTGTGGCCGTAGGCATCCCAATGGGAAGCTTAAAAGAAACGAGTGTTAAGGCAGCGGGAACGGAGTCGGGTGAATCGAAGCAATTAGGTTTCTCGTATGACCAAAACAAATGTATAAACTGTAAGTTGTGTGCCAAGGCTTGTAAACAAACGAACAATTGGGAGCCGGGAGCAGAATGGCGTAAAGTGCATTCAGCCAAGACTGAAAAGGGATCAGTGTTCTTGTCCATGAGCTGCAATCACTGTGAAGAGCCGGCATGTATGACTGTATGCCCAGTAAAAGCTTATACAAAACGCGAAAAAGATGGCATCGTAGTACACGATACCAAAAAATGCGTTGGCTGCGCCTATTGCGTCTATGCCTGCCCATATCATGCGCCTCAATTTATTAAGTCCGGTACAGGAGCTGTTACAAAATGTAGCTTCTGCGTCGAGATTCAAGACGCTGGCGGTCAACCTGCTTGTGTAACTGCCTGTCCTGTTGATGCACTTAACTATGGCGATATGACTGAACTTCGCAAGATACCGGGTGCTGTTGCTCCGGAAGTCAATGGTCTTCCGCCAGTCAGCATTACCAACCCTTCATTTGTCATTATTCCGAAAGCTTAA
- a CDS encoding polyprenyl synthetase family protein, translating to MKQLWLFNQINSDLQRVEKELHAYIETDFPVLDQSAVQLLDAGGKRLRPAFTLLAGKFYGYPIDKLLPVAMALELIHMATLVHDDVVDASTTRRGRPTVKAKWGNIVSIATGDYLLAKALELLAQINHPDVSRILAEVSVEMSQGEIQQIKASNDVNQNLKQYYYRIKRKTAMLISASCKLGAIVSSAPRREVWALGAYGHDLGMAFQVVDDVLDVTSEASELGKPVGGDIRQGIMTLPLILALDRSKDKDQLRKILGKTEKTEGEITESIRMIKESGAIEASMHYVDLYINKANTHLQELPNVPTRKALVELACFIKARKF from the coding sequence TTGAAACAACTTTGGCTTTTTAATCAGATCAACTCCGATTTACAGAGAGTTGAAAAAGAACTTCATGCCTATATTGAAACAGATTTCCCCGTGTTGGATCAATCTGCTGTTCAATTACTAGACGCTGGTGGGAAACGATTACGTCCAGCTTTTACTCTTTTAGCGGGTAAATTTTATGGTTATCCTATTGATAAGCTTCTTCCAGTGGCCATGGCTTTAGAGCTGATTCATATGGCTACACTTGTCCATGATGATGTAGTCGATGCTTCAACCACCCGACGAGGTCGTCCTACAGTTAAAGCAAAGTGGGGAAACATAGTATCCATAGCAACAGGGGATTATCTATTAGCCAAAGCTCTAGAGTTGCTGGCCCAGATTAATCACCCCGATGTATCGCGGATTCTCGCTGAAGTGAGTGTTGAAATGAGTCAGGGAGAAATTCAACAGATAAAAGCATCCAATGATGTAAACCAAAATCTAAAACAATATTACTATCGTATAAAGCGCAAAACAGCCATGCTTATCTCAGCCAGTTGCAAACTGGGTGCTATAGTCTCCTCTGCACCGCGCCGTGAAGTGTGGGCCTTGGGAGCATATGGTCATGACTTGGGAATGGCTTTTCAAGTCGTGGATGATGTACTGGATGTAACTTCTGAAGCATCTGAGCTGGGTAAACCCGTGGGGGGAGATATTCGTCAAGGAATCATGACTTTGCCTCTGATTCTCGCTTTAGATCGATCTAAGGATAAAGACCAATTGCGCAAAATCCTTGGGAAGACTGAAAAGACCGAAGGAGAAATCACCGAATCAATTCGCATGATTAAAGAATCAGGAGCCATTGAAGCCTCAATGCATTATGTTGATTTATACATAAACAAAGCTAATACTCACTTGCAAGAGCTTCCTAATGTACCCACCCGTAAAGCGTTAGTGGAGCTGGCTTGCTTTATCAAAGCTCGAAAGTTTTAA
- a CDS encoding Sec-independent protein translocase subunit TatA/TatB, translating to MSFNEIIVLLVIALVLFGPEDLPDVARAIGKVVFEIKKIAGDMTKEFQDVVDTPSNVLKKTLDETLKTPTTTPKKSSQADTQGTADAAKTEATDDSETTNPTPGENDTSEEELLTYDEDPLAELPQDMVSHEK from the coding sequence ATGAGTTTCAATGAAATTATTGTATTACTGGTTATCGCCTTAGTATTGTTCGGACCGGAAGATCTCCCGGACGTGGCTCGCGCCATCGGCAAAGTGGTGTTTGAGATAAAGAAGATTGCTGGAGATATGACGAAGGAATTTCAGGATGTCGTCGATACTCCAAGTAATGTACTTAAGAAGACACTGGATGAGACTTTAAAGACACCAACAACCACCCCAAAGAAATCCAGCCAGGCAGATACGCAGGGAACAGCAGACGCAGCTAAGACCGAAGCAACTGATGATTCTGAAACCACAAATCCCACACCTGGTGAGAACGATACGTCTGAGGAAGAACTATTAACTTATGATGAGGATCCCCTTGCGGAACTTCCACAAGATATGGTTTCCCACGAAAAATAG
- the tatC gene encoding twin-arginine translocase subunit TatC, whose translation MRRRKRLDENMPLMEHISALRKVLLFAAYGIVLGTVVGWIYSDPVYRFLANPVLQIGTVDFITTTPMEPIMVKLKVSLVVGVVLALPIIFWQIWSFVLPALKQNEKKYLYMIVPSSLILFVAGLAFAFFFVIPIGLKFLLFAGGAAVDSTPLLTKSSYLTFIIRFILTFGLVFQLPVVLLLLIRIGVITPASLAKKRKYAFFGIVVVTMLISPTPDIMTQSLMVLPTYLLYEVSIWLGYIVVRNREKTLQG comes from the coding sequence ATGCGTAGGCGGAAACGTTTGGACGAGAATATGCCACTCATGGAGCATATTAGCGCATTACGCAAAGTTTTATTATTTGCAGCCTACGGAATCGTATTAGGTACGGTAGTGGGATGGATTTATAGCGATCCTGTCTATCGGTTTCTCGCTAATCCGGTTCTTCAGATTGGAACAGTAGATTTTATTACCACAACTCCAATGGAACCTATTATGGTTAAATTGAAAGTTTCATTAGTTGTCGGAGTCGTTCTCGCCTTGCCGATTATTTTCTGGCAAATCTGGAGTTTTGTTCTCCCGGCTTTAAAGCAGAACGAAAAGAAATATCTGTATATGATTGTGCCCAGTTCCCTGATTCTCTTTGTCGCCGGTTTGGCCTTTGCTTTTTTCTTTGTTATTCCCATCGGCCTAAAATTTCTCCTTTTCGCAGGTGGAGCGGCGGTAGATTCAACACCTTTATTAACTAAGTCGTCCTATTTGACGTTTATCATTCGGTTTATCCTAACCTTTGGCTTGGTGTTCCAACTACCGGTTGTATTACTACTCTTGATTCGCATCGGGGTAATTACTCCAGCTAGTTTGGCAAAAAAGCGGAAGTATGCTTTTTTTGGCATCGTTGTCGTAACCATGCTCATTTCACCAACTCCGGATATCATGACACAGAGTCTTATGGTTTTACCTACCTATTTACTGTATGAGGTTAGTATCTGGCTCGGGTATATTGTGGTGCGAAATCGAGAAAAGACACTGCAAGGATAG
- a CDS encoding polyprenyl synthetase family protein — protein MSLLTEHFKEELEEIRKTLRREIKLKAAEFDDLVELDFDELDNNACSLIVLSISQAFGGVNRSAIRLAIILQYIFMADQVHRLMTDDPDLEESKRQFPVLVGDFLYGKFFLSLCKENMLHFLAPLAKVIESMNQGAITRWLAKDRTVDQAEFLKIFEMERATLTGLAARLGAELSGCPVKVQNQCEVLGWNLGLAWAASQDQVEDNVINDALHEARNVLLELPNPKGHSLGELINYIESHLKIETLKINYE, from the coding sequence TTGTCGCTATTGACAGAACACTTCAAGGAGGAACTTGAAGAAATAAGAAAAACACTCAGACGTGAAATCAAGCTCAAGGCTGCGGAATTTGACGACCTTGTAGAATTGGATTTTGACGAACTGGATAATAACGCCTGCTCTCTCATTGTCCTTTCTATAAGTCAAGCCTTCGGAGGGGTTAACCGTTCAGCGATTCGCTTAGCAATAATTCTTCAATACATATTTATGGCCGACCAAGTTCATCGTTTGATGACTGATGATCCTGATTTAGAAGAGAGTAAACGGCAATTTCCGGTTCTTGTCGGAGATTTTCTCTATGGAAAGTTCTTTCTGAGTTTATGTAAAGAAAATATGCTACATTTCTTGGCTCCCTTGGCAAAAGTTATAGAGAGTATGAATCAAGGGGCTATTACCCGTTGGTTAGCTAAAGATAGAACAGTGGATCAAGCTGAATTTTTGAAGATTTTCGAGATGGAAAGAGCAACCTTGACAGGTCTTGCCGCACGTCTAGGAGCAGAGTTGTCAGGTTGCCCGGTAAAAGTGCAAAACCAATGTGAAGTTTTAGGATGGAACCTAGGGCTTGCCTGGGCTGCCTCACAGGATCAAGTTGAGGATAATGTAATTAATGATGCTTTGCATGAAGCTCGTAACGTCCTGCTAGAACTACCTAATCCCAAAGGTCACTCTTTAGGGGAACTCATCAATTATATCGAAAGTCATTTGAAAATAGAAACTCTGAAGATTAATTATGAATAG
- the speD gene encoding adenosylmethionine decarboxylase has translation MNNSLGRHVLAEIYGCNFDILNNREEVESIMVNAALEAGAEVREVVFHKFSPQGVSGVVVISESHLAIHTWPELGYAAVDVFTCGDRVNPWDACNYLTEQFMAGHMTATEMKRGIVEDSKEAVNL, from the coding sequence ATGAACAATTCTCTGGGACGTCATGTGTTGGCTGAAATCTATGGTTGCAACTTCGACATTCTTAATAACCGCGAAGAAGTCGAATCAATCATGGTCAACGCAGCCCTGGAAGCAGGCGCAGAAGTGCGCGAGGTGGTATTTCATAAGTTTAGTCCTCAAGGTGTGAGTGGTGTGGTCGTAATTTCAGAATCTCATTTAGCCATTCATACATGGCCAGAACTTGGTTATGCAGCCGTCGACGTCTTCACTTGTGGGGATCGGGTCAATCCCTGGGATGCCTGTAATTATTTGACCGAGCAGTTTATGGCAGGTCATATGACAGCTACAGAAATGAAGCGTGGGATCGTTGAAGATTCAAAGGAAGCGGTAAATCTTTAG
- a CDS encoding ACT domain-containing protein has product MASQNRNKDFLIISKNILPEAILKTAQAKELLVKGDAQTINEAVDRVQLSRSAFYKYKDGVFPFYEASKEKIITLSLTLENTAGVLSNVLNTIACFRANILTINQGIPLQGIANVTISIENTGMVDTPENLLAGLGEIQGVRKIEVIGQN; this is encoded by the coding sequence ATGGCTAGTCAGAATCGTAATAAGGATTTCTTAATCATCAGTAAGAATATACTGCCGGAGGCAATTCTCAAAACAGCTCAGGCGAAGGAGCTTTTGGTAAAAGGCGATGCCCAAACCATTAATGAGGCTGTGGATCGAGTCCAGCTTAGCCGAAGTGCCTTTTATAAGTACAAGGATGGTGTGTTTCCCTTTTACGAAGCGAGTAAAGAGAAAATCATCACCTTATCTTTGACCTTAGAGAATACTGCGGGAGTTTTATCGAATGTCTTAAATACCATAGCTTGCTTCCGCGCAAATATCTTGACGATTAACCAGGGAATACCTCTACAAGGAATTGCTAACGTGACAATCTCTATTGAAAATACTGGGATGGTGGACACCCCGGAAAACCTGCTCGCTGGTCTAGGTGAGATTCAAGGGGTCCGTAAAATTGAAGTTATCGGGCAGAATTGA
- the spoIVA gene encoding stage IV sporulation protein A, translated as MEKVDIFKDIAERTGGDIYLGIVGPVRTGKSTFIKRFMDLLVLPNITDVFERERANDELPQSGSGRQITTTEPKFIPADAVEILVKDSIQMKVRLVDCVGYAVEGAIGYEAEDGEEPRLVRTSWSDEPIPFQEAAEIGTRKVITDHSTIGIVITTDGSITDIPREAYVDAEERVIDELKHLGKPYVIVMNTTRPYSEMSMELASSLEEKYGVPVIPVNCLEMTPEDITQILEEVLYEFPVAEVNIEIPKWVEELESSHPVRTSFEEAVRQSIEGIRRIRDIDMALDKLGECPNAQDVLLKQMNLGTGTADIEMTAIDGLFKTVLEEMTGVDVEGEHTLMRLVLDYSKAKKEWDKIAPAIDEVRAHGYGVVTPHLDEMFLEEPELVKSGGHYGIKLKASAPSLHILRADVTTEITPLIGTEKQAEDLVRYILDEFESDPKKVWESNIFGKSLHDLVREGVQTKLYRMPENAQHKLQDTLQRIVNDGNGGLICIII; from the coding sequence GTGGAAAAAGTGGACATTTTTAAAGATATCGCCGAGCGCACAGGGGGCGATATCTACCTGGGAATCGTTGGACCAGTCCGCACTGGGAAGTCCACCTTTATCAAACGCTTCATGGACCTCCTGGTCCTGCCCAATATCACGGATGTTTTTGAGCGGGAGCGGGCGAACGATGAACTTCCTCAAAGTGGCTCGGGAAGACAAATTACTACGACAGAGCCCAAGTTTATTCCAGCGGATGCAGTGGAAATCTTAGTCAAAGACAGTATTCAAATGAAAGTTCGTCTCGTGGATTGTGTAGGCTATGCTGTGGAGGGAGCCATTGGCTATGAGGCTGAAGACGGGGAGGAGCCTAGGCTGGTTCGAACCTCTTGGAGCGATGAGCCCATCCCGTTCCAAGAAGCAGCTGAGATTGGCACGCGCAAGGTCATAACAGATCACTCTACCATCGGTATCGTGATCACCACAGATGGTTCAATCACAGACATTCCCAGAGAGGCCTATGTAGATGCTGAAGAACGCGTGATTGATGAATTAAAGCATCTAGGGAAACCCTATGTAATCGTCATGAACACAACTCGACCTTATTCGGAAATGTCCATGGAGCTAGCCAGCTCTCTTGAGGAAAAGTACGGTGTACCCGTGATTCCAGTCAACTGCCTGGAAATGACCCCCGAAGATATTACCCAAATTCTCGAAGAAGTACTCTATGAATTTCCCGTCGCTGAAGTCAATATTGAGATTCCTAAGTGGGTTGAAGAGCTTGAATCCAGTCACCCCGTCAGGACTAGCTTTGAAGAGGCAGTACGCCAATCCATCGAAGGAATTCGTCGCATACGGGATATTGACATGGCACTGGATAAACTTGGCGAATGCCCTAATGCACAAGATGTTCTGCTCAAACAGATGAATTTGGGAACAGGAACTGCTGACATAGAGATGACAGCCATCGATGGACTCTTTAAGACCGTTCTCGAAGAAATGACCGGCGTCGATGTAGAAGGGGAACATACACTCATGAGATTGGTCCTCGACTATAGCAAAGCGAAGAAGGAATGGGATAAAATTGCACCAGCTATTGATGAAGTCCGCGCCCATGGCTACGGTGTAGTAACACCTCATCTCGATGAAATGTTCCTAGAAGAGCCCGAACTAGTGAAATCCGGCGGGCATTATGGGATCAAGTTAAAGGCTAGTGCCCCATCTTTACATATCCTGCGTGCAGATGTCACCACGGAAATCACCCCTCTGATTGGAACGGAGAAGCAGGCGGAGGATCTCGTTCGTTACATCCTCGATGAATTCGAATCCGATCCCAAGAAGGTGTGGGAATCCAATATCTTTGGCAAATCACTTCATGACCTAGTTCGTGAAGGGGTTCAAACTAAGCTCTATCGGATGCCGGAAAATGCGCAACACAAGCTCCAAGATACATTGCAACGAATTGTTAATGACGGTAATGGTGGTCTAATCTGCATCATCATTTAG
- a CDS encoding NAD(P)H-dependent glycerol-3-phosphate dehydrogenase: MTKITVYGAGSWGTALAVAMGKAGHEVVLLGRNPQEMSLMDERRENLHYLPGVTLPETVQPSVDITELEDTDMLILSVPSHSVRETAQRIRSFLKKETIVVNTAKGLEERSHKRLSEVLTEELPNNSIVVLSGPSHAEEVGKDMPTTVVVASHDTKAAEAVQDVMMTPNFRVYTNPDTIGVELGGAFKNIIALCAGFAEGLGFGDNTKAALMTRGIAEITRLGVAMGGNPLTFAGLSGVGDLIVTCTSQHSRNRRAGVALGQGKPLDQVLQEVGMVVEGIRTTKVAFELSRQYGISMPIVEQAYQVIFEGTDPKVAVSALMMRGKKHEIEEVAQIAMENSAYNTRLQRND; encoded by the coding sequence TTGACTAAAATAACCGTATATGGAGCAGGGAGTTGGGGAACTGCCTTAGCTGTCGCTATGGGTAAAGCTGGTCATGAGGTCGTATTACTTGGTCGCAACCCCCAAGAGATGAGTCTCATGGATGAGCGACGCGAGAATCTTCATTACTTACCGGGAGTGACGTTGCCTGAGACCGTGCAACCATCTGTGGATATCACTGAACTTGAGGATACGGATATGCTCATCCTCAGTGTCCCCTCCCATAGTGTACGGGAGACTGCTCAAAGGATAAGATCCTTTCTTAAGAAGGAAACCATCGTTGTCAATACGGCAAAGGGATTAGAAGAGAGAAGCCATAAGCGCCTTTCCGAGGTACTCACGGAAGAGCTTCCAAACAACTCAATCGTGGTTTTGTCGGGGCCTAGTCATGCCGAAGAGGTGGGTAAGGATATGCCTACTACTGTCGTCGTGGCTTCCCACGATACGAAAGCTGCAGAAGCGGTCCAGGATGTCATGATGACTCCTAACTTCCGCGTCTATACCAACCCAGATACAATCGGTGTGGAACTCGGAGGAGCCTTCAAGAATATTATTGCTCTGTGCGCCGGTTTCGCTGAAGGACTTGGTTTTGGCGATAATACAAAGGCTGCGCTTATGACACGAGGAATTGCTGAAATAACCCGATTGGGTGTTGCTATGGGAGGGAATCCCTTGACCTTCGCGGGTTTATCTGGAGTCGGGGACCTTATCGTGACTTGCACCAGTCAACATAGTCGCAATCGTCGCGCTGGAGTCGCCTTAGGGCAAGGAAAACCTTTAGATCAGGTTTTACAAGAGGTAGGGATGGTAGTAGAAGGTATCCGCACTACAAAGGTAGCCTTTGAATTGAGCCGTCAATATGGGATATCTATGCCTATTGTGGAACAAGCCTATCAAGTTATCTTTGAGGGAACTGACCCCAAGGTAGCAGTATCAGCCCTCATGATGCGAGGAAAAAAACATGAGATTGAGGAAGTAGCCCAAATTGCTATGGAAAATAGTGCCTACAACACGAGGCTGCAGCGAAATGACTAG
- the plsY gene encoding glycerol-3-phosphate 1-O-acyltransferase PlsY translates to MGEYAIFVIAYLLGAIPFAYFAGRFKGVDVRKHGSGNMGTTNAFRLLGAKIGALVLLGDALKGAMAAYLGYHFFGPWGGIVAGLLAMAGHSWNPFFGFKPSGKGVASGFGIILVLMPEITGIAIALFVLVVFITRYVSMGSVLGALTVGVLVFILNEPLAYKVFAVIAVSGVIIRHRTNLQRVLKGTENRINFKK, encoded by the coding sequence ATGGGGGAGTATGCGATATTCGTTATCGCTTATCTACTAGGAGCCATTCCATTTGCCTATTTTGCAGGTCGCTTCAAGGGGGTTGATGTTCGCAAACACGGTAGCGGAAATATGGGCACCACCAATGCCTTCCGCTTGTTGGGTGCTAAAATCGGTGCTCTTGTGCTCTTAGGAGATGCCTTGAAGGGTGCCATGGCGGCCTATTTAGGGTATCATTTTTTCGGGCCTTGGGGAGGAATCGTGGCGGGTCTATTGGCCATGGCTGGACACAGTTGGAATCCTTTCTTTGGCTTCAAACCTAGCGGTAAGGGAGTGGCTTCCGGCTTTGGTATTATCTTAGTATTAATGCCGGAGATCACCGGTATAGCGATTGCCTTGTTTGTCCTAGTTGTATTTATCACTCGTTACGTTTCAATGGGCTCGGTATTAGGAGCTTTAACTGTTGGTGTTTTAGTTTTTATCTTGAACGAGCCCCTGGCGTATAAGGTTTTTGCAGTCATTGCTGTGAGTGGTGTGATTATTCGTCACCGCACGAATCTACAAAGAGTTCTCAAGGGAACGGAGAATCGTATTAATTTTAAAAAATAG